The following proteins are encoded in a genomic region of Maribacter hydrothermalis:
- the lptB gene encoding LPS export ABC transporter ATP-binding protein, producing MKLRADNIMKSYRGRRVVKGISLEVNQGEIVGLLGPNGAGKTTSFYMIVGLIKPNGGSIYLDDMEITKFPMYKRAQNGIGYLAQEASVFRKLSIEKNILSVLQLTKLSKKEQHMKMESLIEEFGLGHIRKSRGDLLSGGERRRTEIARALATDPKFILLDEPFAGVDPVAVEDIQRIVAQLKNKNIGILITDHNVQETLAITERSYLMFEGGILKSGIPEDLAADEMVRKVYLGQNFELRKKKLDF from the coding sequence TGAGGTAAACCAAGGAGAAATTGTAGGTCTGCTAGGACCAAACGGTGCCGGTAAAACCACCTCATTTTACATGATTGTTGGTCTAATAAAACCTAATGGAGGCAGCATCTATTTAGATGATATGGAGATTACCAAATTCCCTATGTATAAAAGGGCCCAAAATGGTATTGGTTACTTGGCACAAGAAGCATCGGTCTTTAGAAAACTAAGTATTGAAAAAAATATTTTAAGCGTACTTCAGTTGACCAAGTTGAGCAAAAAAGAGCAACACATGAAAATGGAGTCGCTTATAGAAGAGTTTGGTTTAGGTCATATTCGTAAGAGCCGTGGGGATTTGTTATCCGGTGGTGAGCGTAGACGTACAGAGATTGCCAGAGCTTTAGCGACCGATCCAAAATTTATTTTGCTTGATGAACCATTTGCAGGGGTTGACCCTGTGGCTGTGGAAGACATTCAACGTATAGTAGCGCAGTTAAAGAATAAGAACATTGGTATTCTTATTACCGATCATAACGTTCAGGAAACACTTGCTATTACGGAACGTTCTTATTTAATGTTTGAAGGTGGAATCTTAAAATCTGGTATCCCTGAAGATTTGGCTGCGGACGAAATGGTACGTAAAGTGTATCTAGGTCAAAATTTTGAACTTCGTAAAAAGAAACTGGATTTTTAG